CGGCTTGCGCGAGCGGCCGGGCCTTGTGGAAGGAGCATGCCGTGCGTCTGCCTTTGGGACTGCTGTTGTTCGTCTGTGCCTGTGGTGAAGCACGCGTGCCGGAGGAGCCCGCCCCGGGCCCGTGTGCCCTGGACTCGCGCCTGTCGCCGGAGCAGTGCCAGCGGGCCATGGCCATGCTCCTGCCGGCTTCGCTGCCTCCGGCGCGGGGCAACGCCGTAGCGGACTCGGAGGCGGCCGCCCGGCTGGGACAGGAGCTGTTCTTCTCCAAAGACATCTCCAGCACCCGCGAGGTGGCCTGCTTTGGCTGCCATCAGCCGGGAGAAGATTTCGATGACGGGCACGCGCACCCGGACCGTCCGCCCGGCTCGGGCCTGGATGCGCTCGGCCGCAACTCCCCGTCCCTGCTCAATGCCGCGTGGATGCGCACGCAACTGTGGGATGGGCGCGCGGACACGCTCTGGTCCCAGCCCCTGTTCGCCATCGAGAACTCGGCGGAGCTGGCCACCTCCCGCCTGGAGCTCGCGCACACCGTGACGACGAGGTTCCGCAGGGACTACGCCGCTGTCTTCGGGGAGAGCCCCTCGCTGCCCGTCCGCCGCTTTCCTCCCGCGGGCAGGCCCGGGGACTCCGGGTTCGATGGCATGAGGCCCGAGGACCAGGCCACCGTCAACCGCATCGCCGCCAACGTGGGCAAGGCCATCGAGGCCTACCTGCGCCGGCTAGCGGCGGGCCGGTCCGCGTTCGACCGGTTCCTCGGCGGCGAGCAGGCGGCGCTGTCCGCCGAGGCGCGCGAGGGGCTGTATGTCTTCTTCCTCGCCGGCTGTGACACGTGTCACTCCGGACCGATGCTCAGCGACGAGCGCTTCCACAACCTCGGGGTGCCGGCGGCGGAGGACAAGGCG
Above is a window of Pyxidicoccus xibeiensis DNA encoding:
- a CDS encoding cytochrome-c peroxidase, with amino-acid sequence MRLPLGLLLFVCACGEARVPEEPAPGPCALDSRLSPEQCQRAMAMLLPASLPPARGNAVADSEAAARLGQELFFSKDISSTREVACFGCHQPGEDFDDGHAHPDRPPGSGLDALGRNSPSLLNAAWMRTQLWDGRADTLWSQPLFAIENSAELATSRLELAHTVTTRFRRDYAAVFGESPSLPVRRFPPAGRPGDSGFDGMRPEDQATVNRIAANVGKAIEAYLRRLAAGRSAFDRFLGGEQAALSAEAREGLYVFFLAGCDTCHSGPMLSDERFHNLGVPAAEDKALDPGREQGLRILVANPFNSQGPYFDGWRPLPGWEASPGLHGAFRTPPLRNLLASAPYGHNGRFASLEEVVDFHLVASRAPGRYLGEVSPLLRPVTLASAERAALLAFLRSLEGERAGRPWTWFP